GTCCGGTCATCCCGATGGGCGCATCCTTCAGCGCACGGAAGGGCGCGAGATCGACCTCGAGCTCCGCCTCGCTGGCGGTGACGGTCGGCAGTTCCTTGTGCGTGTCGCACAGCGAGCGGCCGTGGCCGGGCATATGCTTGACGCAGCCCGCGACCCCGGCGTTGGCGAACCCTTCCAGGATCGCCCGCCCCAGCGCGGCGACCCGCAGCGGTTCGCTGCCCAGGGCGCGGTCGCCGATCACGTCGTGCGCCCCCGGCTGGCGCACGTCCAGCGGCGGGTGGCAATCGACGGTGATGCCGGCCTCCGCCAGCTCGATCCCAAGCGCCTGCGCGTTCATCCGCGCCGCCGCGATCGCGGATGACGGGGCGACTTCATACAAGGCATCGAACGCCGCGCCGGCGGGAAATGCCGTCCAGTGCGGTGGACGCATCCGGGCGACGCGGCCGCCTTCCTGGTCGATGCACAGGAACAGCCGGTCGCGCCCGTGGATCGAGCGCAGATCGTCGGTCAGGGCGCGGACCTGGTCCGGGTTGTCGATGTTGCGGCCGAACAGGATATAGCCGGCAGGATCGCACTCGCGGAAAAACGCCCGTTCTTGATCGGTGAGGGCCAGGCCTGACAGGCCGAAGATAGCAGGCGTCATGGATCGCAGATTCGCAGGAAGCGGGCCCCGCTGCAAGCCGGCGGGGGCGCCAATCCCCTGTGGTCGTCGCTCAGCGTTTCACCTGGCAGGCGACGCCATCGCCCTTGAGCGCGTTGCAAAGCTGCGTCGCCGCGGTAGCGTTGCCGGCAATCGCCTGAAGGCGATAGACCGTGCCGATGTCGGCCTGCCCCTGGACCACCCGGTGGCTCACGCCGGCCAGCTTGTCCGTCTGGCTCTGGAGACTGCGCCAACCGGCCTCCGCCAGTTCCCGGCTGCCATAAGCGCCCACCTGGACCGGAACGCCGGCCGGCGCCGGGGTCGCCTCGGCGGCCGCCGACGGTTGCGCAGCGGGCGCATCGGCGGTGCGCGGCGCATCGATGCTGGGCCGGGGCGCGGCATCCGCGATGCGGCTTTCGGTGTCCTGCCCTTCGCCAACCGCGGGGGCGAGGTTGCCGGTGCCTTCGAACGTCTTGCCGCCCGGATCGGCGGGCCGCACCTTGTACGGGCCGGCGGGCGCCGCGATCGTGCTGCCGTCGGCAACGATGGCAGTATCCGCGCCGCGGCTGCCGAACCACCAGATGCCGGCGGCAAACGCGATCAGGGCGAGCAGGGCGAGCAGCGCGAAGCCGACGATGCGGCCGGTATCGACCCCGCCGTCGATCTCGTCCTCTTCCCCCGATTCCAGCCACGGCAACCGTTCATCGGGGTCGGCCAGCGTCAGTTGATCGTTGCCAAGGTATTCGTCGCCCGTGATCGATTGGCCGGCCATGATCACATCTCCTCCACTGCCTCGACGCCCAGTATCGCCAGGCCGTTGCGGATAACCTGCACGATCTGGCTGGCGAGGAAAAGCCTCGCCGCGGTCAGCGTCGGGTCGCCTGCAACGATGATGCGCTTGTCCGGGCTGTCGTTGCCCGCGTTCCAGAATGCGTGGAAGGCGGCGGCAAGATCATAAAGGAAGAACGCGATGCGGTGGGGTTCGCGCGCCACGGCGGCGGCTTCCACGATGCGGGGGAACTGCGCGGCCAGGCGGATCAGCGCGATCTCGTCCCCGCCAAGGCGGTCGAGCGCCGCCGGATCGGGCGCGATCCCTTCCGCCGCCGCCTTGCGCAGCGTGGAGTGGATGCGAGCGCTGGCGTACTGGACGTAGAACACCGGATTGTCCTTCGACGCCTCCACCACCTTGGCGAAATCGAACTCCATCTGCGCTTCAGGTTTGCGGGTCAGCATGGTGAAGCGGACCACGTCCTTGCCCACTTCCTCCGCCACTTCGGACAGCGTCACGAACGTGCCGGACCGTTTCGACATCTTCACCGGCTCGCCGTTGCGAAGTAGCTGGACCATCTGCACCAGCTTCACGTCGAACGGGATCGCCCGGCCTTCGCCTTCGGCTAGGGCGGACACGGCGGCCTTGATGCGCTTCACCGTCCCGGCATGGTCGGCGCCCCAGATGTCGATCAGCTCGTCAGCAGCCGCAGCCTTCTGCATGTGATAGGCAAGGTCGGCGCCGAAATAGGTCCAATTGCCGTCGCTCTTGCGGATCGGGCGGTCCTGGTCATCGCCAAACCGGGTGGCGCGGAACAGCGGAAGCTCGACCGGCTCCCAGTCGTCGGGCGTCTTGCCCTTGGGCGCCTCCAGCACGCCATCGTAGACGAGATCGTGCGCACGCATCCATGCCTCGGCCTCGGCCGGCTTGCCCGCGGCCTGGAGCTCCGCTTCCGAGGCGAACACGTCGTGCCGGATACCCAGCAGGGCGAGGTCGGCGCGGATCATGTCCATCATCGCGGCGACCGCGATGCGCTTGAATTCGGGGAGCCACTCGGCTTCCGGCGCGGCGGCGAAGCGATCCCCGAACCGCTCCGCCAGCTGCTCGCCCACGGGAACGAGATAGTCGCCGGGGTAGAGACCTTCGGGCACCGCGCCGACTTGTTCGCCGAGCGCTTCGCGATACCGCACGTGGGCCGACCGGGCGAGCACGTCCACCTGCGCGCCGGCATCGTTGACATAATATTCGCGGATCACCGGGTGGCCGACGAATTCCAGCAGGTTCGCCAGGGCATCGCCCACCACCGCCCCGCGGCAATGGCCCATGTGCATCGGACCGGTAGGGTTGGCGGAGACGTATTCGACGTTCACCCGCCGCCCCGCGCCGGTCGCGGACCGGCCATAGTCGGCGCCGACCGCGGCGATCGTTTCCAGTTCACGCAGCCATTCGCTGTCGGCGAGGCGCAGGTTGATGAACCCCGGCCCGGCGATCTCCGCGCCGGTGATCGCAGGGTCGCGCGCCAGGTGCGCAACGATCTTTTCCGCAAGGCTGCGGGGGTTGGTCGCCGCCGCCTTGGCCAGCGCCATCGCGGCATTAGTGGCAAGATCGCCGTGCGACGGGTCGCGCGGCGGCTCCACCGTCACGGCCGCCTCCGATGCGCCGGGGGGCAGCGCGCCTTCCAGCTCGAGGGCGCGGAGCACGGCTCCGATGCGGGCCGCGAAGGCCGCGTGCAGGGTCTGGGGTTCCGACATGGCGCGCGGGTTAACCGATCAGCGCGAAAGCGCAAGATCGCCCGCAGCCGTGCACCGGCCGGCGGCAGCCACCCTCAGCGCGTGGCGTTGTAGGCCAGTTGTTCTTCGCTGAGCTGGAAACCGACGAGCAGTTCGAAGGTCGCCCGCGCCACGGCCGCCTTCACCGCCGGTTCCGAAAGCGGATCGATCGCCGCGTCCTCGTCGCCCGCCTTGCGCCGGCGCGTGATCTGTTCGCGGATTTCCTGCGGCAGGGTCGCCTCCGCCCGGTCGACGAAGGCGCCGGCCTGCGCGCGCGCCTGGGCACGTTCCTGGCCATCGGCGAACGCGATGGTCACCTGCCCCACGCGCTTGGTCACCACCGAAGTGCCGCCGCGCAGCACCACCGAGTAATACGGCAGCGTGACCGTGCGGGCCCCGCGCGCATCGGTGCGGCGCGCCAGCACGTCGAACGTGGCGTTGGTGTAGATGCGCGGCGACCCGTCGTCGCACGTCGAGCGGAGGTTGGTGATCGATGCCGTCACGTCGATATTGGCGGCGGACGTATCGCCGGGCACGCGGAACGTGGTGATGTCGCCCGTGTAGTCAGGGACGCCCACCGCGGGGCACGCGGTGCGCACGGCGGTGATGCCGATGCCCTGATCGACCACCAGTTCGCCATCGGTCTTGCAGCCGGCAAGCGCGGCCCCCATCAACAACGGGATGGCAAGGCGAAGGCGGTTGGTCATGGCAGGGTATGTCCCGTTTCTGTTGCAGGCCGTCGCCCTAGCGGCGCGCGCGGCGAAGCGCTAGAGGCCGATCCATGAACGCCCCCTTGCAAGCCCCGCCCTCCGCCAGCCCTGGGAGCGCCGCCGGGCGGTTGCCGCTGCTGCTGCTCTTGGCCGCGCCGCGCGGCTTCTGCGCCGGGGTGGACCGCGCGATCGAGATCGTGGAGCGCGCGATCGAGAAGTTCGGCGCGCCCGTCTATGTCCGGCACGAGATCGTCCACAACCGCTACGTGGTCGATGCGCTGAAGGCGCAGGGCGCGATCTTCGTGGAGGAACTGGACGAGGTGCCCGACGGCGCGCCGGTCGTGTTCAGCGCGCACGGCGTGCCCAAGGCGATTCCTGTCGAGGCGACCCGGCGCGAGATGACCTGGGTGGATGCCACCTGCCCGCTGGTCAGCAAGGTCCACCGCCAGGCGGAACGCCAGATCGAGGCGGGGCGGCACATCGTCTTCATCGGCCACCGCGGGCACCCCGAAGTGATCGGGACCATGGGACAGGTGCCGAACGGAACGATGACCCTGGTGGAAACGCTGGCCGACGTCGCCGAACTCGGCTTCGCGCCCGGCACGCCGCTGTCCTTCCTGACCCAGACCACTCTGTCCGTGGACGACACGCGCGAGATCGTCGCCGCGCTCCAGAACAAATACCCCGGAATCGTGGGGCCCAAGGCGGAAGATATCTGCTACGCGACATCCAACCGGCAGGCCGCGGTCAAGGTGATCGCGCCCGGGAGCGACCTGGTGCTGGTAATCGGCGCGCCCAATTCGTCCAATTCGCTCCGGCTGGTGGAAGTGGCGGAGCGGCTGGGCACGGACGCCCGTCTGATCGAGCGGGCGAGCGACATCGACCCGGCCTGGCTGGAAGGCGTGGGCACGGTGGGCGTTACCGCCGGCGCCTCCGCCCCCGAAACGCTGGTGCGCGAAGTCGTCGCGCGGCTTTCCGAATGGCGCGACGTGGAGGAGCACCAGATCGTCTCCGCCGAAGAGAATATGATCTTCAAGCTGCCGCGCCAGCTTGCGGACTAGTGGCGGTCTACACGCCCCTCGCTGCCGAGGACCTCGCCGCCCTGATCGATGCCTACGACGTCGGCGCGCTGGTGTCGGCCAAGGGGATCGCCGAAGGTGTCTCCAATTCCAACTGGCTGGTCGAAACCGCCGGTGCGGACGGGGCGGGTGCGCGCTTTATCCTGACGATGTACGAACGGCGCATCGACCTCGGCGAACTGCCGTTCTTCCTCGGCCTGCTAGATTACCTGTCCGCGCGTGGATGCCCGGTTCCGCGCACAATCCACGATCGCGACGGGAACGCCTCCCGCGACCTCGCCGGCAAGACGGTCGCGCTGATCGAGTTCCTGCCGGGCATCTCGGTCGATCGGCCCACGGCCGCGCAGGCGCGTTCCGTCGGGGCGGCGCTGGCCGGGGTGCACCTGGCCGCGCGCGATTTTCCCCTTTCGCGCGCCAACGCGCTCGGCATCGCGGCCAGCCACGCTGCGCTCGCGCGGTGCGGCGCGGCCTCGCTTGAGGGGATTGCCGCGGGGCTGTCCGAAGCGATTACCCGCGCCGCGGCCCTGCGCGACCGCTGGCCCGAAACGCTGCCGCGTTCCGTCTGCCACACGGACCTGTTTCCCGACAACGTCCTGATGCGCGGCGAACGGGTCGCGGGCATGATCGACTTCTACTTCGCCTGCAACGAGGCGATGGCGTACGACCTTGCCGTGACGCACGCCGCCTGGAGCTTCGCCAGGGACGGGTCCGCGTTTCACGCCGATGTCGGCCGCGCGCTGGTGGAAGGATACGAATCGGTGCGTCCGCTGACCGCGCCGGAGCGCCGCGCCCTGCCCCTGCTGGCCGAAGGGGCCTGCCTGCGCTTCGTCGCCAGCCGCGCGGAAGACTGGCTGGAAGGGCCGCCCGGCGCGCTTGTCGAACGGAAGGACCCGATGGCCTTCATGCGGCGCTTGCATTTTTACGCCGGGGCGGGCGAAGACCCCTTCCACGCATGAAGAGCATCGACATTTTCACCGACGGGGCCTGCAAGGGCAACCCCGGCCCCGGCGGCTGGGCTGCCCTGCTGCGCATGGG
This region of Tsuneonella aeria genomic DNA includes:
- the nagZ gene encoding beta-N-acetylhexosaminidase → MTPAIFGLSGLALTDQERAFFRECDPAGYILFGRNIDNPDQVRALTDDLRSIHGRDRLFLCIDQEGGRVARMRPPHWTAFPAGAAFDALYEVAPSSAIAAARMNAQALGIELAEAGITVDCHPPLDVRQPGAHDVIGDRALGSEPLRVAALGRAILEGFANAGVAGCVKHMPGHGRSLCDTHKELPTVTASEAELEVDLAPFRALKDAPIGMTGHLVFTAWDADNPATQSAVVIRDVIRGRIGFTGLLLTDDLDMEALSGSVPERAERAIAAGCDLALNCWAKMDDMVEIARRLPALTAEGAARLHRALEGTGGPPQGDKAELLAQRDTLLALAGTPA
- a CDS encoding SPOR domain-containing protein, producing MAGQSITGDEYLGNDQLTLADPDERLPWLESGEEDEIDGGVDTGRIVGFALLALLALIAFAAGIWWFGSRGADTAIVADGSTIAAPAGPYKVRPADPGGKTFEGTGNLAPAVGEGQDTESRIADAAPRPSIDAPRTADAPAAQPSAAAEATPAPAGVPVQVGAYGSRELAEAGWRSLQSQTDKLAGVSHRVVQGQADIGTVYRLQAIAGNATAATQLCNALKGDGVACQVKR
- the argS gene encoding arginine--tRNA ligase; the encoded protein is MSEPQTLHAAFAARIGAVLRALELEGALPPGASEAAVTVEPPRDPSHGDLATNAAMALAKAAATNPRSLAEKIVAHLARDPAITGAEIAGPGFINLRLADSEWLRELETIAAVGADYGRSATGAGRRVNVEYVSANPTGPMHMGHCRGAVVGDALANLLEFVGHPVIREYYVNDAGAQVDVLARSAHVRYREALGEQVGAVPEGLYPGDYLVPVGEQLAERFGDRFAAAPEAEWLPEFKRIAVAAMMDMIRADLALLGIRHDVFASEAELQAAGKPAEAEAWMRAHDLVYDGVLEAPKGKTPDDWEPVELPLFRATRFGDDQDRPIRKSDGNWTYFGADLAYHMQKAAAADELIDIWGADHAGTVKRIKAAVSALAEGEGRAIPFDVKLVQMVQLLRNGEPVKMSKRSGTFVTLSEVAEEVGKDVVRFTMLTRKPEAQMEFDFAKVVEASKDNPVFYVQYASARIHSTLRKAAAEGIAPDPAALDRLGGDEIALIRLAAQFPRIVEAAAVAREPHRIAFFLYDLAAAFHAFWNAGNDSPDKRIIVAGDPTLTAARLFLASQIVQVIRNGLAILGVEAVEEM
- the ispH gene encoding 4-hydroxy-3-methylbut-2-enyl diphosphate reductase, which gives rise to MNAPLQAPPSASPGSAAGRLPLLLLLAAPRGFCAGVDRAIEIVERAIEKFGAPVYVRHEIVHNRYVVDALKAQGAIFVEELDEVPDGAPVVFSAHGVPKAIPVEATRREMTWVDATCPLVSKVHRQAERQIEAGRHIVFIGHRGHPEVIGTMGQVPNGTMTLVETLADVAELGFAPGTPLSFLTQTTLSVDDTREIVAALQNKYPGIVGPKAEDICYATSNRQAAVKVIAPGSDLVLVIGAPNSSNSLRLVEVAERLGTDARLIERASDIDPAWLEGVGTVGVTAGASAPETLVREVVARLSEWRDVEEHQIVSAEENMIFKLPRQLAD
- the thrB gene encoding homoserine kinase, whose product is MAVYTPLAAEDLAALIDAYDVGALVSAKGIAEGVSNSNWLVETAGADGAGARFILTMYERRIDLGELPFFLGLLDYLSARGCPVPRTIHDRDGNASRDLAGKTVALIEFLPGISVDRPTAAQARSVGAALAGVHLAARDFPLSRANALGIAASHAALARCGAASLEGIAAGLSEAITRAAALRDRWPETLPRSVCHTDLFPDNVLMRGERVAGMIDFYFACNEAMAYDLAVTHAAWSFARDGSAFHADVGRALVEGYESVRPLTAPERRALPLLAEGACLRFVASRAEDWLEGPPGALVERKDPMAFMRRLHFYAGAGEDPFHA